The Salvelinus alpinus chromosome 28, SLU_Salpinus.1, whole genome shotgun sequence genome includes a window with the following:
- the LOC139557315 gene encoding GRIP1-associated protein 1-like isoform X4 — protein MAQALSEEEFHRMQAHLLELRTQNYQLSDDLRKNTAELVAVRQKSVTLEKDYIKAQKALNKSKKAQEVDALLSENEMLQGKLHSQEDDFRLQNSTLMQELSKLCTQIEELEHENKDLKDGKVFQAESSSPTSSSVDGELLRLQAENAALQKKMTALQERSESVIKSQRGVDVSDTNASEMDGPADTNGVQLHADVSENMEDSDAGTNDRLEQAEAKCAKLEQRVNELIAGPAVRSTGLVMKQDALRWSALCPNPITQCFGPEVELQLHTEVEEKRLLKEQLQALESSKQTDVTKLQEEIAKLSEKLKKKQDSFLHLQGEKEDLYNDSRTKIDEIQQRKEEELKSMNIRIQKLQGDLQSANQSVGEMKEQLQSRQKEHELVLHALKDQVACQSAVSQEQVESILTENDALRTNLAALEQIQTVKTQEMNLLRDQNTALNVELQQKRTEQESFLAQRDDLNSQLQESNRANSRLLEQLTEVAQEKDGVQQELEEAKKTADKRKAMLDELAIDIITEKSRHKEELSDVRLQHEKEVLGVRARYEKELRGLHEDKNRTEEEIRSQLRDEKARNKELEGLQQSVEELQAQVQSMEGTKGWFERRLKEAEESMEESRLEHHEQMEKLQKEHSIQLEGKASDIDGVKLHLTEVEKERDVHNETIGKLKQEVKDTVDGQRILEKKGSSALKDLKRQLQLERKRADKLQERLQEILTNTKTRTGLEELVLSEISSPNRTQQRGDSSSVSSFSYGEIMKEGASAQSTNKSASGSPQSQRPADLSDDEVGELFLRLAEVQQEKWMLEEKVKHLEVSCSSMADDICKKSAIIETYVMDSRIAHGAHGAVAVANHGGQVGGHGHGLGSVLRDLVKPGDENLREMNKKLQNMLEEQLTKNMHLQKDLEVLSQEIVRLSKDSSYGAGSAMG, from the exons ATGGCGCAGGCACTATCAGAGGAGGAGTTCCATCGAATGCAG GCTCATCTTTTAGAGCTGAGGACACAGAACTACCAACTTTCTGATGACCTGCGGAAGAACACAGCTG AGCTAGTGGCTGTTCGTCAGAAGTCTGTGACCTTGGAGAAGGATTACATCAAAGCACAGAAG GCTTTGAATAAGAGCAAGAAAGCTCAG GAGGTGGATGCCTTACTCAGCGAGAATGAGATGCTGCAAGGGAAACTGCACAGCCAGGAGGACGACTTCAGACTGCAAAACAGCACCCTGATGCAGGAGCTGTCCAAG TTATGTACCCAGATAGAGGAGCTAGAACATGAAAACAAAGACCTAAAGGATGGAAAAGTGTTTCAGGCAGAATCCTCCAGTCCCACCTCCAGCTCTGTGGATGGAGAGCTACTCCGTCTCCAGGCAGAGAACGCTGCCCTTCAGAAAAAGATGACGG CTCTCCAGGAGCGATCTGAGAGTGTGATAAAGAGCCAGAGGGGAGTAGATGTCAGTGACACCAACGCCTCAGAGATGGATGGGCCGGCTGACACTAATGGTGTCCAGTTGCATGCTGATGTCAGTGAGAACATGGAGGATTCTGACGCCGGAACCAATGACAGACTGGAACAG GCAGAGGCAAAGTGTGCCAAACTGGAACAGCGTGTGAATGAGCTTATCG CAGGACCTGCAGTGAGGAGCACTGGTCTAGTTATGAAACAGGATGCTCTTAGGTGGTCAGCACTGTGTCCAAATCCAATAACGCAATGCTTTGGGCCAGAGGTGGAACTGCAGCTGCACACTGAGGTGGAGGAGAAGCGCCTACTGAAGGAGCAGCTCCAAGCACTAGAG tcaTCCAAACAGACAGACGTCACTAAACTTCAAGAAGAGATAGCGAAG CTCTCTGAAAAATTGAAGAAAAAGCAAGACAG CTTTCTGCATTTGCAAGGCGAAAAAGAAGACCTTTACAATGACAGCAG GACCAAAATCGACGAGATTCaacagaggaaggaggaggagctgaAGTCAATGAACATCCGCATCCAGAAGTTACAGGGAGATCTGCAGTCAGCCAACCAG AGTGTTGGTGAGATGAAGGAACAGCTCCAGAGCCGGCAGAAGGAGCACGAGTTAGTTCTACACGCACTTAAAGATCAG GTAGCTTGTCAGAGTGCTGTGAGTCAGGAGCAGGTGGAGAGTATCCTGACTGAGAACGATGCTCTCAGGACTAACCTAGCGGCTCTAGAACAG ATTCAGACAGTGAAGACTCAGGAGATGAACCTTTTGCGTGACCAAAACACGGCTCTGAATGTGGAGCTGCAGCAGAAACGGACGGAGCAGGAGAGCTTTCTGGCACAGAGAGATGACCTTAACTCTCAGCTACAG GAGTCAAACCGTGCCAACAGCAGACTGTTGGAGCAGCTGACTGAAGTTGCTCAGGAGAAAGACGGGGTACAGCAAGAGCTGGAGGAGGCTAAAAAG acagcagacaAGCGGAAGGCCATGCTGGATGAGCTGGCCATCGACATTATCACAGAGAAGTCACGACACAAGGAAGAGCTGAGCGACGTGCGTCTGCAGCATGAGAAGGAGGTGCTGGGGGTGCGGGCACGCTACGAGAAAGAGCTGAGGGGACTCCACGAGGACAAGAACCGCACCGAGGAGGAGATCCGCTCACAGCTCCGAGATGAGAAG GCTCGCAACAAGGAGTTGGAGGGTCTGCAGCAGAGTGTAGAGGAGCTGCAGGCCCAGGTCCAGTCTATGGAGGGAACTAAGGGCTGGTTCGAACGCAGACTCAAAGAGGCTGAG GAGAGcatggaggagagcaggctggagcACCATGAGCAGATGGAGAAGCTACAGAAGGAACATTCTATCCAACTGGAG GGAAAGGCATCTGATATAGATGGTGTGAAGCTGCATTTgacagaggtagagaaagagagggatgtgcACAATGAAACCATTGGAAAACTGAAGCAG GAAGTTAAAGATACAGTGGATGGCCAGAGGATCCTGGAGAAGAAGGGCAGTTCAGCA CTGAAAGACTTGAAGAGGCAGCTACagctggagaggaagagagctGATAAACTACAGGAGCGGCTACAGGAGATCCTCACCAACACCAAGACCAGGACAG GCCTGGAGGAGCTGGTGTTGTCAGAGATCAGCTCTCCTAATCGTACGCAGCAGAGAGGAGATAGCAGCAGTGTCTCCTCCTTCAGCTATGGGGAGATCATGAAGGAGGGCGCCTCTGCACAGAGCACCAACAAG TCCGCCAGCGGCAGCCCCCAGTCCCAGCGGCCTGCTGACCTGTCTGATGATGAGGTTGGGGAACTCTTCCTGAGGCTGGCTGAGGTGCAGCAAGAGAAATGGATGTTGGAGGAGAAG GTTAAACACCTAGAGGTCAGCTGCTCCTCCATGGCTGATGACATCTGTAAGAAGAGTGCCATCATCGAGACCTATGTCATGGACAGCAGGATAG
- the LOC139557315 gene encoding GRIP1-associated protein 1-like isoform X3: MAQALSEEEFHRMQAHLLELRTQNYQLSDDLRKNTAELVAVRQKSVTLEKDYIKAQKALNKSKKAQEVDALLSENEMLQGKLHSQEDDFRLQNSTLMQELSKLCTQIEELEHENKDLKDGKVFQAESSSPTSSSVDGELLRLQAENAALQKKMTALQERSESVIKSQRGVDVSDTNASEMDGPADTNGVQLHADVSENMEDSDAGTNDRLEQAEAKCAKLEQRVNELIAGPAVRSTGLVMKQDALRWSALCPNPITQCFGPEVELQLHTEVEEKRLLKEQLQALESSKQTDVTKLQEEIAKLSEKLKKKQDSFLHLQGEKEDLYNDSRTKIDEIQQRKEEELKSMNIRIQKLQGDLQSANQSVGEMKEQLQSRQKEHELVLHALKDQVACQSAVSQEQVESILTENDALRTNLAALEQIQTVKTQEMNLLRDQNTALNVELQQKRTEQESFLAQRDDLNSQLQESNRANSRLLEQLTEVAQEKDGVQQELEEAKKTADKRKAMLDELAIDIITEKSRHKEELSDVRLQHEKEVLGVRARYEKELRGLHEDKNRTEEEIRSQLRDEKARNKELEGLQQSVEELQAQVQSMEGTKGWFERRLKEAEESMEESRLEHHEQMEKLQKEHSIQLEGKASDIDGVKLHLTEVEKERDVHNETIGKLKQEVKDTVDGQRILEKKGSSALKDLKRQLQLERKRADKLQERLQEILTNTKTRTGLEELVLSEISSPNRTQQRGDSSSVSSFSYGEIMKEGASAQSTNKSASGSPQSQRPADLSDDEVGELFLRLAEVQQEKWMLEEKVKHLEVSCSSMADDICKKSAIIETYVMDSRIAHGAHGAVAVANHGGQVGGHGHGLGSVLRDLVKPGDENLREMNKKLQNMLEEQLTKNMHLQKTSQLPSTPAREGTPSFTTNRRSSPALQ; encoded by the exons ATGGCGCAGGCACTATCAGAGGAGGAGTTCCATCGAATGCAG GCTCATCTTTTAGAGCTGAGGACACAGAACTACCAACTTTCTGATGACCTGCGGAAGAACACAGCTG AGCTAGTGGCTGTTCGTCAGAAGTCTGTGACCTTGGAGAAGGATTACATCAAAGCACAGAAG GCTTTGAATAAGAGCAAGAAAGCTCAG GAGGTGGATGCCTTACTCAGCGAGAATGAGATGCTGCAAGGGAAACTGCACAGCCAGGAGGACGACTTCAGACTGCAAAACAGCACCCTGATGCAGGAGCTGTCCAAG TTATGTACCCAGATAGAGGAGCTAGAACATGAAAACAAAGACCTAAAGGATGGAAAAGTGTTTCAGGCAGAATCCTCCAGTCCCACCTCCAGCTCTGTGGATGGAGAGCTACTCCGTCTCCAGGCAGAGAACGCTGCCCTTCAGAAAAAGATGACGG CTCTCCAGGAGCGATCTGAGAGTGTGATAAAGAGCCAGAGGGGAGTAGATGTCAGTGACACCAACGCCTCAGAGATGGATGGGCCGGCTGACACTAATGGTGTCCAGTTGCATGCTGATGTCAGTGAGAACATGGAGGATTCTGACGCCGGAACCAATGACAGACTGGAACAG GCAGAGGCAAAGTGTGCCAAACTGGAACAGCGTGTGAATGAGCTTATCG CAGGACCTGCAGTGAGGAGCACTGGTCTAGTTATGAAACAGGATGCTCTTAGGTGGTCAGCACTGTGTCCAAATCCAATAACGCAATGCTTTGGGCCAGAGGTGGAACTGCAGCTGCACACTGAGGTGGAGGAGAAGCGCCTACTGAAGGAGCAGCTCCAAGCACTAGAG tcaTCCAAACAGACAGACGTCACTAAACTTCAAGAAGAGATAGCGAAG CTCTCTGAAAAATTGAAGAAAAAGCAAGACAG CTTTCTGCATTTGCAAGGCGAAAAAGAAGACCTTTACAATGACAGCAG GACCAAAATCGACGAGATTCaacagaggaaggaggaggagctgaAGTCAATGAACATCCGCATCCAGAAGTTACAGGGAGATCTGCAGTCAGCCAACCAG AGTGTTGGTGAGATGAAGGAACAGCTCCAGAGCCGGCAGAAGGAGCACGAGTTAGTTCTACACGCACTTAAAGATCAG GTAGCTTGTCAGAGTGCTGTGAGTCAGGAGCAGGTGGAGAGTATCCTGACTGAGAACGATGCTCTCAGGACTAACCTAGCGGCTCTAGAACAG ATTCAGACAGTGAAGACTCAGGAGATGAACCTTTTGCGTGACCAAAACACGGCTCTGAATGTGGAGCTGCAGCAGAAACGGACGGAGCAGGAGAGCTTTCTGGCACAGAGAGATGACCTTAACTCTCAGCTACAG GAGTCAAACCGTGCCAACAGCAGACTGTTGGAGCAGCTGACTGAAGTTGCTCAGGAGAAAGACGGGGTACAGCAAGAGCTGGAGGAGGCTAAAAAG acagcagacaAGCGGAAGGCCATGCTGGATGAGCTGGCCATCGACATTATCACAGAGAAGTCACGACACAAGGAAGAGCTGAGCGACGTGCGTCTGCAGCATGAGAAGGAGGTGCTGGGGGTGCGGGCACGCTACGAGAAAGAGCTGAGGGGACTCCACGAGGACAAGAACCGCACCGAGGAGGAGATCCGCTCACAGCTCCGAGATGAGAAG GCTCGCAACAAGGAGTTGGAGGGTCTGCAGCAGAGTGTAGAGGAGCTGCAGGCCCAGGTCCAGTCTATGGAGGGAACTAAGGGCTGGTTCGAACGCAGACTCAAAGAGGCTGAG GAGAGcatggaggagagcaggctggagcACCATGAGCAGATGGAGAAGCTACAGAAGGAACATTCTATCCAACTGGAG GGAAAGGCATCTGATATAGATGGTGTGAAGCTGCATTTgacagaggtagagaaagagagggatgtgcACAATGAAACCATTGGAAAACTGAAGCAG GAAGTTAAAGATACAGTGGATGGCCAGAGGATCCTGGAGAAGAAGGGCAGTTCAGCA CTGAAAGACTTGAAGAGGCAGCTACagctggagaggaagagagctGATAAACTACAGGAGCGGCTACAGGAGATCCTCACCAACACCAAGACCAGGACAG GCCTGGAGGAGCTGGTGTTGTCAGAGATCAGCTCTCCTAATCGTACGCAGCAGAGAGGAGATAGCAGCAGTGTCTCCTCCTTCAGCTATGGGGAGATCATGAAGGAGGGCGCCTCTGCACAGAGCACCAACAAG TCCGCCAGCGGCAGCCCCCAGTCCCAGCGGCCTGCTGACCTGTCTGATGATGAGGTTGGGGAACTCTTCCTGAGGCTGGCTGAGGTGCAGCAAGAGAAATGGATGTTGGAGGAGAAG GTTAAACACCTAGAGGTCAGCTGCTCCTCCATGGCTGATGACATCTGTAAGAAGAGTGCCATCATCGAGACCTATGTCATGGACAGCAGGATAG
- the LOC139557298 gene encoding tyrosine-protein phosphatase non-receptor type 18-like → MEHLSRFVGQMSLADDSRAGNISSEYINIRAQTSIVKKDFGLTTIAGALMENVKKNRYKDILPYDQTRVPLTLLTNENDFDYINASFIKGATKTKKYIATQGPLRHTLVDFWRMIWQYDVKVIIMACREIEMGKKKCERYWTTFKETTHFGPFIVSNFEESSPYEEVVFRTLTVRYHEETRKISQFQYTAWPDHDVPYTVYGILGMMDMARKDQGNNTSPVLIHCSAGCGRTGVICALDYVHDLLVTKQIKEDFSIMKVVVELRRQRPSAVQTKEQYQFVFSAVAYMFEKALRSAENNSQNLTKSNQPLYDGVASVKTFFRYSNVQYRAPRPRQQKMNDVYAVVSKSKQLPPPASSTAPLAALCHYDNEELGVPKFHAGALYSMVKPKSRCLPAKPPPAVSPIYDTAGLANHRLAEASAGEDQSGYELVTAECYSSTEEDYEYVSNPIKCMTNSCTPGSMDFNCRIKKPKGPRDPPAEWSRVER, encoded by the exons ATGGAGCACCTATCGAGGTTCGTAGGTCAGATGTCCTTGGCAGATGACAGCAGAGCGGGCAACATCTCATCTGAGTATATT AATATTCGTGCTCAGACTTCTATCGTCAAGAAAGATTTTGGCCTTACGACGATAGCGGGGGCACTGATGGAGAATGTAAAGAAGAACCGTTACAAAGACATTTTACCAT ATGACCAGACCCGTGTGCCCCTGACTCTACTGACAAATGAGAATGATTTTGACTATATCAACGCCAGCTTCATTAAG GGTGCAACAAAGACCAAAAAATACATAGCGACCCAAGGGCCTCTGAGACACACTTTGGTGGACTTCTGGCGAATGATTTGGCAGTATGATGTAAAG gtcataATCATGGCTTGCAGAGAAATTGAAATGGGAAAA AAAAAGTGTGAGCGCTACTGGACTACTTTCAAAGAAACAACCCATTTTGGTCCCTTTATTGTGTCAAAC TTTGAGGAATCTAGCCCATATGAGGAAGTCGTTTTCCGTACTCTGACAGTGAGATATCATGAG GAAACACGGAAAATCTCTCAATTCCAATACACAGCTTGGCCTGATCATGACGTTCCATACACGGTTTATGGTATTTTAGGAATGATGGATATGGCTCGCAAAGACCAGGGAAACAACACTAGCCCTGTTCTCATCCACTGCAG TGCTGGTTGTGGAAGAACAGGGGTGATTTGTGCCCTGGATTATGTTCACGATCTTCTTGTGACAAAG CAAATTAAAGAAGATTTCAGTATCATGAAGGTTGTAGTGGAACTAAGGAGACAGAGGCCATCAGCAGTTCAGACAAAG GAACAGTATCAGTTTGTGTTTTCTGCCGTGGCTTACATGTTTGAGAAGGCTTTACGGTCAGCTGAGAACAACTCCCAGAATCTCACCAAA AGTAACCAACCTTTATATGATGGTGTTGCATCTGTGAAGACAT TCTTTAGATATTCTAATGTGCAGTACAGAGCGCCTCGGCCTCGTCAGCAGAAGATGAATGACGTATATGCCGTGGTCAGCAAGTCCAAACAGCTCCCACCACCAGCCTCTTCCACCGCCCCTCTGGCCGCTCTCTGTCACTATGACAACGAAGAGCTGGGCGTCCCAAAATTCCATGCCGGTGCTctttacagcatggtcaagcCCAAGAGCAGGTGTCTTCCAGCCAAACCGCCACCAGCTGTCTCACCCATATATGACACAGCCGGACTAGCCAATCACAGGCTAGCTGAGGCCTCGGCAGGGGAGGACCAGAGTGGCTATGAGCTGGTCACAG CTGAGTGTTATTCCTCGACAGAAGAGGACTATGAATATGTCTCAAATCCCATCAAATGCATGACCAACAGCTGCACTCCTGGTAGCATGG ATTTCAACTGTCGCATTAAAAAA
- the LOC139557315 gene encoding GRIP1-associated protein 1-like isoform X7 — MAQALSEEEFHRMQAHLLELRTQNYQLSDDLRKNTAELVAVRQKSVTLEKDYIKAQKALNKSKKAQEVDALLSENEMLQGKLHSQEDDFRLQNSTLMQELSKLCTQIEELEHENKDLKDGKVFQAESSSPTSSSVDGELLRLQAENAALQKKMTALQERSESVIKSQRGVDVSDTNASEMDGPADTNGVQLHADVSENMEDSDAGTNDRLEQAEAKCAKLEQRVNELIGPAVRSTGLVMKQDALRWSALCPNPITQCFGPEVELQLHTEVEEKRLLKEQLQALESSKQTDVTKLQEEIAKLSEKLKKKQDSFLHLQGEKEDLYNDSRTKIDEIQQRKEEELKSMNIRIQKLQGDLQSANQSVGEMKEQLQSRQKEHELVLHALKDQVACQSAVSQEQVESILTENDALRTNLAALEQIQTVKTQEMNLLRDQNTALNVELQQKRTEQESFLAQRDDLNSQLQESNRANSRLLEQLTEVAQEKDGVQQELEEAKKTADKRKAMLDELAIDIITEKSRHKEELSDVRLQHEKEVLGVRARYEKELRGLHEDKNRTEEEIRSQLRDEKARNKELEGLQQSVEELQAQVQSMEGTKGWFERRLKEAEESMEESRLEHHEQMEKLQKEHSIQLEGKASDIDGVKLHLTEVEKERDVHNETIGKLKQEVKDTVDGQRILEKKGSSALKDLKRQLQLERKRADKLQERLQEILTNTKTRTGLEELVLSEISSPNRTQQRGDSSSVSSFSYGEIMKEGASAQSTNKSASGSPQSQRPADLSDDEVGELFLRLAEVQQEKWMLEEKVKHLEVSCSSMADDICKKSAIIETYVMDSRIAHGAHGAVAVANHGGQVGGHGHGLGSVLRDLVKPGDENLREMNKKLQNMLEEQLTKNMHLQKDLEVLSQEIVRLSKDSSYGAGSAMG, encoded by the exons ATGGCGCAGGCACTATCAGAGGAGGAGTTCCATCGAATGCAG GCTCATCTTTTAGAGCTGAGGACACAGAACTACCAACTTTCTGATGACCTGCGGAAGAACACAGCTG AGCTAGTGGCTGTTCGTCAGAAGTCTGTGACCTTGGAGAAGGATTACATCAAAGCACAGAAG GCTTTGAATAAGAGCAAGAAAGCTCAG GAGGTGGATGCCTTACTCAGCGAGAATGAGATGCTGCAAGGGAAACTGCACAGCCAGGAGGACGACTTCAGACTGCAAAACAGCACCCTGATGCAGGAGCTGTCCAAG TTATGTACCCAGATAGAGGAGCTAGAACATGAAAACAAAGACCTAAAGGATGGAAAAGTGTTTCAGGCAGAATCCTCCAGTCCCACCTCCAGCTCTGTGGATGGAGAGCTACTCCGTCTCCAGGCAGAGAACGCTGCCCTTCAGAAAAAGATGACGG CTCTCCAGGAGCGATCTGAGAGTGTGATAAAGAGCCAGAGGGGAGTAGATGTCAGTGACACCAACGCCTCAGAGATGGATGGGCCGGCTGACACTAATGGTGTCCAGTTGCATGCTGATGTCAGTGAGAACATGGAGGATTCTGACGCCGGAACCAATGACAGACTGGAACAG GCAGAGGCAAAGTGTGCCAAACTGGAACAGCGTGTGAATGAGCTTATCG GACCTGCAGTGAGGAGCACTGGTCTAGTTATGAAACAGGATGCTCTTAGGTGGTCAGCACTGTGTCCAAATCCAATAACGCAATGCTTTGGGCCAGAGGTGGAACTGCAGCTGCACACTGAGGTGGAGGAGAAGCGCCTACTGAAGGAGCAGCTCCAAGCACTAGAG tcaTCCAAACAGACAGACGTCACTAAACTTCAAGAAGAGATAGCGAAG CTCTCTGAAAAATTGAAGAAAAAGCAAGACAG CTTTCTGCATTTGCAAGGCGAAAAAGAAGACCTTTACAATGACAGCAG GACCAAAATCGACGAGATTCaacagaggaaggaggaggagctgaAGTCAATGAACATCCGCATCCAGAAGTTACAGGGAGATCTGCAGTCAGCCAACCAG AGTGTTGGTGAGATGAAGGAACAGCTCCAGAGCCGGCAGAAGGAGCACGAGTTAGTTCTACACGCACTTAAAGATCAG GTAGCTTGTCAGAGTGCTGTGAGTCAGGAGCAGGTGGAGAGTATCCTGACTGAGAACGATGCTCTCAGGACTAACCTAGCGGCTCTAGAACAG ATTCAGACAGTGAAGACTCAGGAGATGAACCTTTTGCGTGACCAAAACACGGCTCTGAATGTGGAGCTGCAGCAGAAACGGACGGAGCAGGAGAGCTTTCTGGCACAGAGAGATGACCTTAACTCTCAGCTACAG GAGTCAAACCGTGCCAACAGCAGACTGTTGGAGCAGCTGACTGAAGTTGCTCAGGAGAAAGACGGGGTACAGCAAGAGCTGGAGGAGGCTAAAAAG acagcagacaAGCGGAAGGCCATGCTGGATGAGCTGGCCATCGACATTATCACAGAGAAGTCACGACACAAGGAAGAGCTGAGCGACGTGCGTCTGCAGCATGAGAAGGAGGTGCTGGGGGTGCGGGCACGCTACGAGAAAGAGCTGAGGGGACTCCACGAGGACAAGAACCGCACCGAGGAGGAGATCCGCTCACAGCTCCGAGATGAGAAG GCTCGCAACAAGGAGTTGGAGGGTCTGCAGCAGAGTGTAGAGGAGCTGCAGGCCCAGGTCCAGTCTATGGAGGGAACTAAGGGCTGGTTCGAACGCAGACTCAAAGAGGCTGAG GAGAGcatggaggagagcaggctggagcACCATGAGCAGATGGAGAAGCTACAGAAGGAACATTCTATCCAACTGGAG GGAAAGGCATCTGATATAGATGGTGTGAAGCTGCATTTgacagaggtagagaaagagagggatgtgcACAATGAAACCATTGGAAAACTGAAGCAG GAAGTTAAAGATACAGTGGATGGCCAGAGGATCCTGGAGAAGAAGGGCAGTTCAGCA CTGAAAGACTTGAAGAGGCAGCTACagctggagaggaagagagctGATAAACTACAGGAGCGGCTACAGGAGATCCTCACCAACACCAAGACCAGGACAG GCCTGGAGGAGCTGGTGTTGTCAGAGATCAGCTCTCCTAATCGTACGCAGCAGAGAGGAGATAGCAGCAGTGTCTCCTCCTTCAGCTATGGGGAGATCATGAAGGAGGGCGCCTCTGCACAGAGCACCAACAAG TCCGCCAGCGGCAGCCCCCAGTCCCAGCGGCCTGCTGACCTGTCTGATGATGAGGTTGGGGAACTCTTCCTGAGGCTGGCTGAGGTGCAGCAAGAGAAATGGATGTTGGAGGAGAAG GTTAAACACCTAGAGGTCAGCTGCTCCTCCATGGCTGATGACATCTGTAAGAAGAGTGCCATCATCGAGACCTATGTCATGGACAGCAGGATAG